One part of the Brevinematales bacterium genome encodes these proteins:
- a CDS encoding glycosyltransferase family 2 protein, which translates to MNDNISRKEGGKLSQEKIDVSVIFVNYNTEKLLQNCIQSIREKTKGLNYELIVVDNASSETSVNFIRENIKNITLIASKENRGFGAGNNLGIPHAGGKYLFFLNCDTILLNNAIKQFYDFMEEHEAEHIGCIGTYLFDKDLKVTNSYGGFHRLFQEIFNRIKKMTRKILRRKKSTPASTTPGETKEVEVIVGADMFVPKNAISECGPFDESFFLYSEENDLQYRMKKKNWKRMIITGPKIIHLEGGSPQNSFRKWNISTVSKIKYFRKHAFILSYLCYKAIVLTSILVMMFIDIFRKKHTAKENTAFLKMCAGEKYIL; encoded by the coding sequence ATGAATGATAATATCTCCCGGAAAGAAGGTGGTAAACTTTCTCAAGAAAAAATAGACGTATCAGTCATCTTTGTAAATTACAATACCGAAAAGTTATTGCAAAATTGCATTCAATCTATCCGGGAGAAAACGAAAGGTCTAAATTATGAATTAATCGTCGTGGATAACGCATCATCCGAAACCTCCGTCAATTTTATCAGGGAAAATATTAAAAATATTACGTTAATCGCGAGCAAAGAAAACCGCGGGTTTGGCGCGGGCAATAATCTGGGAATCCCTCATGCCGGAGGAAAATACCTGTTCTTTCTAAACTGCGACACTATTCTTCTGAATAATGCGATCAAGCAATTCTATGATTTTATGGAAGAGCATGAAGCGGAACATATAGGATGTATCGGGACATATTTATTTGATAAAGATTTAAAAGTTACCAACTCTTACGGCGGTTTTCATCGATTATTTCAGGAGATTTTCAACCGGATAAAAAAAATGACAAGGAAAATTCTGCGAAGAAAGAAATCTACCCCTGCTTCTACTACTCCGGGGGAAACCAAAGAAGTGGAAGTGATTGTCGGTGCGGATATGTTCGTCCCAAAAAATGCGATTTCCGAATGCGGGCCATTCGACGAATCTTTCTTCCTTTATTCCGAAGAAAACGATCTCCAATACAGGATGAAAAAAAAGAACTGGAAGCGCATGATAATTACCGGGCCAAAAATTATCCATCTCGAGGGAGGCAGCCCGCAGAACTCATTCCGAAAATGGAATATTTCTACCGTCAGTAAAATTAAGTATTTCAGGAAGCACGCGTTTATTTTATCTTATTTGTGCTATAAGGCTATAGTGCTGACCTCTATTTTAGTTATGATGTTCATAGATATCTTCAGAAAAAAACACACCGCGAAGGAAAATACCGCTTTTTTAAAAATGTGCGCAGGCGAGAAATATATCTTATAG
- a CDS encoding pyridoxine 5'-phosphate synthase gives MRKKLGVNIDHIATLREARKTNYPDPVEAAVFAELAGADGITAHLREDRRHIQDRDVYILRSTLKTSLNLEMALNPSILEIALKVLPDEVCIVPENREEVTTEGGLDVIANRAKLREFVPALQEKRIVVSLFVDPDPRQIEAAVDCGAEFIEIHTGSYADAKGETVSHAEFEKVRNAAGFAVSIGLRVNAGHGLNYRNVAPICGIPQIEALNIGHSIVSRAVYTGLERAVRDMIDAMK, from the coding sequence ATGCGTAAGAAACTCGGAGTCAATATCGACCATATCGCGACCCTGCGGGAAGCCCGCAAGACGAACTATCCCGACCCCGTGGAGGCCGCCGTATTCGCGGAACTCGCGGGCGCGGACGGGATCACGGCGCACCTGCGCGAGGACCGCCGTCATATCCAGGACCGCGACGTTTATATCCTGCGGAGCACCCTCAAGACCTCGCTCAACCTCGAGATGGCGCTCAATCCGTCTATCCTCGAGATCGCACTGAAGGTGCTTCCCGACGAGGTCTGTATCGTGCCGGAGAACCGTGAGGAAGTGACCACCGAGGGCGGACTCGACGTGATCGCGAACCGCGCGAAGCTCAGGGAGTTTGTCCCCGCGCTGCAGGAGAAGCGGATAGTCGTGAGCCTGTTCGTCGATCCCGACCCCCGTCAGATCGAGGCGGCTGTGGACTGCGGCGCGGAGTTTATCGAAATCCACACCGGGAGTTACGCCGACGCGAAGGGCGAGACCGTGTCGCACGCGGAGTTCGAGAAGGTGCGGAACGCCGCCGGGTTCGCGGTGTCGATCGGCCTGCGCGTCAACGCCGGGCATGGGCTGAACTACCGCAATGTCGCGCCCATCTGCGGCATCCCCCAGATCGAGGCGCTGAATATCGGGCACTCGATTGTCTCGCGCGCGGTGTATACCGGCCTCGAACGCGCGGTGCGGGATATGATCGACGCGATGAAATAG
- a CDS encoding GIY-YIG nuclease family protein, with amino-acid sequence MPYMYILQCSDGTYYTGSTWNLEKRLSEHQSGEGANYTSKRLPVSLIYYEEYTRIEDAFNREKQVQGWGHAKKDALMDGDEKLLHQLAICRNVTRVPEEKG; translated from the coding sequence ATGCCGTATATGTATATTCTTCAATGCAGCGACGGAACGTACTATACCGGGAGTACATGGAACTTAGAGAAACGCTTATCGGAACACCAATCGGGTGAAGGCGCTAATTATACGTCGAAACGTCTTCCGGTCAGTTTAATATACTATGAAGAATATACCCGTATCGAAGATGCGTTTAACCGTGAGAAACAGGTACAAGGATGGGGGCACGCAAAAAAGGATGCATTGATGGACGGGGATGAAAAACTTCTCCATCAATTAGCTATTTGCAGGAATGTAACTAGGGTACCCGAGGAGAAGGGATAG
- the dnaE gene encoding DNA polymerase III subunit alpha: protein MSGFVHLHLHSHYSVLDGVSKIPAIIAKAVADGQPAVALTDHGNMFGVMEFHKYARSAGIKPIYGCEFYISPRGRYIKDKNEKNYFHLVLLAKDYDGYKNLMQLSSIGYQEGFYYKPRIDREVLTEHGKGLVAMSACLTGELPWYILNGAQSEFDEALEWYIDLFGKENFFLEIQNHGMPEELVAAKRLIEVSKETGLRLVATNDAHYIEKDDEMLQQIVFAIRDKNLLSDPKRFRYANNEFYMKTGAEMSKLFAEVPEAISNTLAVSEMCQFDLTPYLKKMHIPQYPLPETETADSMLNKLSYEGLARRFGKEPSAEYIDRLEMELAVIRKMGFSNYFLIVADYVDFALRQGIGVGPGRGSAAGALVAYCMNITNIDPIRYGLFFERFLNPERVSMPDIDSDFQDDRRDEVKEYIRSTYGYGRTADIITFGMMKMRNALKDVGRVLDIPLDKVNGVTKLIDDKDAIDKDTFDKILEKNPDKYQEIRNLRAKGEPVERQWIEYAIALDGTIRNIGTHASGMIISDEPLKDVVPLYKDQRNVDNVTQYEGEYLEANGLLKMDILGLGNLSLIKDCLSRIRKKYRKEIDIDRIPLDDPRVFELFTNGYTMGIFQFESDGMTEYLKQLRPNSIEDLIAMNALYRPGPIQFIPNYIARKHGREEVDCHHETLETVLMPTYGIIVYQEQVMQIGQIMAGYSLGEADMVRRIMAKKKKEEIEKLRPGWIERSVERGYTAELAGKILDIMVPFSEYAFNKSHSAAYSVLAYQTAYLKTHYPVEFMASLLSQNMWKSDDIRNYCKECAARQIPVLPPDINDSEWVFADRGDSIRYGLGGVKGIGEAVADAILEERRLGGKFASADDFIRRMSGYGEFKKNTLEILVRCGGMDSVIGGEDPFMEKAVLLNNIDCYISQIQQEQKEKEIGQLGLFDNGDGGCDIHLNRKCKPLTLKEDFENELQTLGFYLTGKLFSSVIGKIGDITRYTHSLQSRLKQGTPVYLWGYISDIQIKTGARNSQYAIFTLETLGDSFRFFLFSEKYEQFKPFIQPTSFVCVRVVITQGNNGLQYDVASVRPIDDLTGARESFTELHMYIENAHTGNGFADKLDKLRELAREQSNRGQIKLVFHTFEENTPVTVNASDRYSTRYSRELIEHIKTLPNLKGYWMY, encoded by the coding sequence ATGTCCGGTTTCGTCCATCTGCATCTGCATTCGCATTACAGCGTGCTCGACGGTGTGTCCAAGATTCCCGCGATTATCGCGAAGGCTGTTGCCGACGGCCAACCCGCGGTCGCGCTGACCGACCACGGCAACATGTTCGGCGTGATGGAGTTCCACAAGTACGCCAGGAGCGCGGGCATCAAGCCTATCTACGGATGCGAATTCTATATTTCCCCGCGCGGCCGCTATATCAAGGATAAGAACGAAAAGAATTATTTCCACCTCGTCCTCCTCGCGAAGGATTACGACGGGTATAAGAACCTCATGCAGTTGTCGAGCATCGGATACCAGGAGGGGTTCTACTATAAGCCGCGTATCGACCGCGAAGTCCTGACGGAGCACGGCAAGGGGCTGGTCGCGATGTCGGCGTGCCTCACCGGCGAACTCCCGTGGTATATCCTCAACGGCGCCCAGTCCGAGTTCGACGAGGCTCTCGAGTGGTATATCGACCTGTTCGGTAAGGAGAACTTTTTCCTCGAGATACAGAACCACGGCATGCCCGAGGAGCTGGTCGCCGCGAAACGCCTCATCGAGGTGTCGAAGGAGACCGGCCTGCGCCTTGTCGCGACCAACGACGCGCATTATATCGAGAAGGACGACGAGATGCTCCAGCAGATCGTGTTCGCCATCCGCGACAAGAACCTTCTGTCCGACCCCAAACGTTTCAGGTACGCCAATAACGAATTCTATATGAAGACCGGCGCGGAAATGTCCAAACTTTTCGCCGAAGTCCCCGAGGCGATCTCGAATACTCTCGCGGTCTCCGAGATGTGCCAGTTCGACCTCACGCCCTACCTCAAGAAGATGCATATCCCGCAGTACCCGTTACCCGAGACCGAGACCGCGGACAGTATGCTCAATAAACTTTCCTACGAGGGGCTCGCGCGCCGTTTCGGGAAAGAACCGTCCGCGGAATATATCGACCGTCTCGAAATGGAGCTCGCGGTCATCAGGAAGATGGGCTTCTCGAACTATTTCCTCATCGTCGCGGACTATGTGGATTTCGCGCTCCGGCAGGGTATCGGCGTAGGCCCCGGGCGCGGTTCGGCGGCGGGCGCGCTGGTCGCGTACTGCATGAATATCACCAATATCGACCCCATCCGTTACGGCCTCTTCTTCGAGCGTTTCCTGAACCCGGAACGCGTGTCGATGCCCGATATCGATTCCGACTTCCAGGACGACCGCCGCGACGAGGTCAAGGAGTATATCCGTTCGACCTACGGTTATGGGCGCACCGCCGATATCATCACGTTCGGCATGATGAAGATGCGCAACGCCCTCAAGGACGTCGGGCGCGTGCTGGACATCCCGCTCGATAAAGTCAACGGCGTCACCAAGCTCATCGACGACAAGGACGCGATCGATAAGGACACGTTCGATAAGATACTCGAGAAGAACCCCGACAAATATCAGGAAATCCGCAACCTACGCGCGAAAGGCGAACCGGTCGAGCGGCAGTGGATCGAGTACGCGATCGCGCTCGACGGCACTATCAGGAATATCGGGACGCACGCTTCGGGTATGATCATCTCCGACGAACCCCTTAAGGACGTCGTGCCGCTCTATAAAGACCAGCGTAACGTCGACAATGTCACGCAGTACGAGGGCGAGTACCTCGAGGCGAACGGTCTCCTCAAAATGGATATCCTCGGCCTCGGCAACCTCTCGCTGATCAAGGACTGCCTGAGCCGTATCCGTAAAAAGTACCGGAAAGAAATAGATATCGACCGTATCCCGCTCGACGACCCCCGCGTGTTCGAGCTATTCACCAACGGCTACACGATGGGGATATTCCAGTTCGAATCGGACGGGATGACCGAGTACCTGAAACAGCTCCGCCCGAACTCCATCGAAGACCTGATCGCGATGAACGCGTTATACCGCCCCGGCCCGATCCAGTTCATCCCGAACTATATCGCGCGTAAGCACGGCCGCGAGGAAGTGGACTGCCATCACGAGACCCTCGAGACGGTGCTCATGCCGACCTACGGTATCATCGTGTATCAGGAGCAGGTGATGCAGATCGGGCAGATTATGGCGGGATACAGTCTCGGCGAGGCCGATATGGTGCGCCGTATTATGGCGAAGAAAAAGAAGGAAGAGATCGAGAAGCTCCGGCCGGGCTGGATCGAACGGAGCGTCGAGCGCGGGTATACCGCCGAGCTCGCCGGGAAAATCCTCGATATCATGGTGCCCTTCTCGGAGTACGCGTTCAATAAATCTCATTCCGCGGCCTACTCGGTGCTCGCATACCAGACCGCCTATCTCAAGACCCATTACCCGGTGGAGTTCATGGCGTCCCTGCTGTCGCAGAATATGTGGAAGTCCGACGATATCCGCAACTACTGCAAGGAATGCGCCGCCCGGCAAATCCCGGTGCTCCCGCCGGATATCAACGACAGCGAATGGGTGTTCGCCGACCGGGGCGATTCGATCCGTTACGGCCTCGGCGGGGTCAAGGGTATCGGCGAGGCGGTCGCCGACGCGATACTCGAGGAACGGCGGCTCGGCGGGAAATTCGCGTCCGCGGACGACTTTATCCGCAGGATGAGCGGATACGGCGAATTTAAGAAGAACACCCTCGAAATACTCGTCCGCTGCGGAGGGATGGATTCCGTGATCGGCGGCGAAGACCCGTTTATGGAGAAGGCGGTCCTCCTGAACAATATCGACTGCTATATCTCGCAGATCCAGCAGGAACAGAAAGAGAAAGAAATCGGCCAGCTCGGCCTGTTCGATAACGGCGACGGCGGATGCGATATCCACCTGAACCGGAAGTGCAAACCCCTGACGCTGAAAGAGGACTTCGAGAACGAGCTCCAGACCCTGGGGTTCTACCTCACCGGAAAACTGTTCAGCTCGGTGATCGGCAAAATCGGCGACATCACCCGTTACACGCACTCCCTCCAGTCCCGCCTCAAGCAGGGCACACCCGTGTACCTGTGGGGCTATATCTCCGATATCCAGATCAAGACCGGCGCGCGGAACTCCCAGTACGCCATCTTCACCCTCGAGACCCTCGGCGACAGTTTCCGATTCTTCCTGTTCTCCGAGAAGTACGAGCAGTTCAAACCGTTCATCCAGCCCACCTCGTTCGTCTGCGTCCGTGTGGTGATCACGCAGGGCAACAACGGGCTCCAGTACGATGTGGCGAGCGTCCGCCCGATCGACGACCTGACCGGAGCGCGCGAGAGTTTCACCGAACTGCACATGTATATCGAGAACGCGCATACCGGGAACGGGTTCGCGGACAAGCTCGATAAACTGCGCGAACTCGCGCGCGAACAATCCAACCGCGGGCAGATCAAGCTCGTGTTCCACACCTTCGAGGAAAACACCCCCGTCACCGTCAACGCCTCCGACCGGTACAGCACCCGTTACTCGCGGGAACTCATCGAGCATATCAAGACCCTGCCGAATTTGAAGGGGTATTGGATGTATTAG